In Paenibacillus larvae subsp. larvae, the following proteins share a genomic window:
- a CDS encoding ABC transporter permease, whose protein sequence is MKSSAWTEMWRKGWPPVGTVILLLFLWQAAVSWFGIESFMLPGPLQIVTELWDQLPRISGHLSFTLEITLIGFAIGTSTGIILACILHLIPGVKQAFYPLLLLSQNIPMIALAPLLMIWFGFGLLPKVIVITLVCFFPIAVSAMDGFAQADRSIMNYMKMIGASKLQLFTKVEFPGALPSLFSGVKISATYSIMGAVIAEWLGSDKGIGVYMLLAKSSFRTDRVFVSMFIIVILSMLLFSLILLLERFMFRWKRK, encoded by the coding sequence ATGAAATCCTCAGCATGGACAGAAATGTGGAGAAAAGGATGGCCGCCCGTTGGGACAGTCATCCTTCTGCTGTTCCTATGGCAGGCTGCTGTTTCCTGGTTTGGTATTGAGTCGTTCATGTTACCCGGGCCTCTTCAGATCGTAACGGAACTTTGGGACCAGTTGCCAAGAATTAGCGGTCATCTATCCTTTACACTGGAAATTACCTTGATCGGTTTTGCTATTGGAACCTCCACGGGTATTATCCTGGCCTGCATCTTGCATCTGATTCCCGGGGTGAAACAGGCATTCTATCCGCTTTTATTGCTTTCACAAAACATTCCTATGATTGCACTGGCTCCGCTTTTGATGATCTGGTTCGGCTTTGGTCTTCTTCCTAAAGTTATCGTCATTACGCTGGTCTGTTTTTTTCCGATTGCTGTCTCTGCAATGGATGGATTTGCCCAGGCTGACCGGAGTATCATGAATTATATGAAAATGATCGGAGCAAGCAAACTTCAGTTATTTACCAAAGTGGAGTTTCCCGGTGCTCTGCCTTCTCTGTTTTCCGGCGTCAAAATATCCGCTACCTATAGCATTATGGGAGCAGTCATTGCAGAGTGGCTCGGATCCGACAAGGGTATCGGGGTCTACATGCTTCTGGCTAAGTCTTCCTTCCGGACGGACCGGGTTTTTGTATCGATGTTTATCATTGTAATTTTAAGTATGCTATTGTTTAGCCTGATTTTACTTCTTGAACGTTTTATGTTCAGATGGAAACGGAAATAG
- a CDS encoding patatin-like phospholipase family protein: MESVGLVLEGGGMRGVYTAGVLEFFIENDFYTPYVIGVSAGACNATSYIARQMGRNRKVTVDYVRDPRYLSYRNLWREKSIFGMNFIFNKLPNELEPFDFESFYSSEQNFVVGTTDAHTGEPVFFSKKETGEQTLQIVQASSSLPFLSQPVKYGGRVLFDGGVSAPIPILQSEKDGNKKHVVVLTRPAGYRKKPANGRWLAKRFYPEYSGLVQALANRARVYNETLEYIQEQEDKGNVFVFRPSVPVHVGRTEKDPRKLSALFEVGYKDAKRQFGALKEWVRS; this comes from the coding sequence ATGGAATCTGTAGGTTTGGTTTTGGAAGGCGGAGGAATGAGGGGGGTTTATACAGCAGGAGTACTTGAGTTTTTTATTGAGAACGATTTTTATACCCCTTATGTTATCGGAGTATCTGCGGGAGCCTGTAATGCTACATCTTATATTGCCAGGCAAATGGGCCGCAACCGGAAAGTGACAGTTGATTATGTGCGTGATCCGAGATATTTGAGTTACCGTAATTTATGGAGAGAAAAAAGTATTTTCGGCATGAACTTTATTTTTAATAAACTTCCGAATGAGCTGGAACCTTTTGACTTTGAGTCTTTTTATTCTTCCGAGCAAAACTTCGTTGTAGGGACAACAGATGCCCATACAGGTGAACCGGTCTTTTTTTCAAAAAAAGAAACAGGAGAACAAACATTGCAGATCGTCCAGGCTTCCAGCAGCTTGCCTTTTTTGTCCCAGCCCGTTAAATATGGGGGGCGTGTCTTGTTTGATGGTGGAGTATCAGCTCCAATACCGATTCTGCAATCTGAAAAAGACGGAAACAAGAAGCATGTGGTGGTATTGACCCGGCCTGCAGGTTACAGGAAAAAACCGGCAAATGGACGATGGCTGGCCAAACGGTTTTATCCTGAATATTCAGGGCTGGTACAGGCATTAGCCAACCGGGCCCGGGTTTATAATGAAACTTTAGAATACATTCAGGAACAGGAAGATAAGGGAAATGTGTTTGTTTTCCGGCCATCAGTACCGGTCCATGTAGGACGCACGGAGAAAGATCCGAGGAAACTATCCGCCCTGTTTGAAGTAGGATATAAAGATGCCAAACGGCAATTCGGGGCTTTAAAGGAATGGGTCCGTTCATAA
- a CDS encoding ABC transporter ATP-binding protein — translation MTIKKLELVHLTKTFTQEKNERTVLKDISLHVNEGEFVSLIGPSGSGKSTLFHIIGGLIPPSSGEVKLEGKTVTGQKGLISYMPQQASLLPWRTIEQNVIMALEVSGKPASASLEKARAWLKRAGLSGYENSYPHVLSGGMQQRVSFLRALLSEQELMCLDEPFGALDALTRQDMQEWLLHLWEENKRSVLFVTHSIEEALYLSDRIYLLSKKPTIVLEEIRVPFDRPRREEVQLDSLFLQLKQDIYRQMKSQQAIGAGG, via the coding sequence ATGACTATAAAAAAACTGGAACTGGTTCACTTAACCAAAACGTTTACTCAGGAAAAAAACGAGCGGACTGTGTTAAAAGATATCTCCCTTCATGTGAATGAAGGGGAGTTCGTCTCTCTCATAGGTCCTTCGGGGAGCGGCAAAAGTACACTGTTTCATATAATAGGAGGGCTGATCCCCCCTTCCTCCGGAGAAGTGAAGCTGGAAGGAAAGACGGTAACCGGGCAAAAGGGGCTAATCAGTTATATGCCCCAGCAAGCCTCTTTACTTCCCTGGAGAACAATTGAGCAAAATGTGATTATGGCTCTGGAGGTTTCCGGTAAACCTGCCTCAGCTTCATTGGAGAAGGCAAGGGCCTGGTTGAAGCGGGCGGGGCTTTCCGGCTATGAAAATTCTTACCCGCATGTACTGTCAGGCGGTATGCAGCAGCGCGTATCATTCTTAAGAGCTTTGCTTAGCGAGCAGGAGCTGATGTGTCTGGATGAGCCGTTTGGTGCCCTGGATGCTTTGACCAGACAGGATATGCAGGAGTGGCTGCTCCACCTGTGGGAAGAAAATAAACGCTCGGTTCTCTTTGTTACCCACAGCATTGAAGAAGCTCTTTATTTATCGGACCGGATTTATTTGCTCAGCAAAAAGCCAACTATTGTACTGGAGGAAATCCGGGTTCCGTTTGACAGGCCCCGCCGGGAAGAAGTGCAATTGGACTCTCTTTTTCTTCAGCTGAAACAGGATATTTACAGGCAGATGAAGTCTCAGCAGGCAATCGGAGCGGGAGGATAA
- a CDS encoding thiamine-binding protein yields MANALLSIQILPKTPGGENVIPYVDRAIQVIQESGVKFEVHPLETTMEGELRELLAIVEQMNQAMIEMGSPNVISQIKIYYNPEGTSMAKLTEKYR; encoded by the coding sequence ATGGCAAATGCACTGCTTAGTATACAAATACTGCCCAAGACTCCGGGCGGGGAAAATGTGATTCCTTATGTGGATCGGGCAATCCAGGTCATTCAGGAATCAGGTGTAAAGTTTGAAGTTCATCCGCTGGAAACAACGATGGAGGGAGAATTACGGGAACTTCTGGCCATCGTGGAGCAAATGAATCAGGCCATGATTGAAATGGGAAGCCCCAATGTAATTTCCCAGATCAAAATTTACTACAACCCTGAGGGGACTTCTATGGCGAAGCTTACGGAGAAGTACAGATGA